The DNA window TTTAATCGGCTTGAAATCAATCAAAAGACGCGCCGACTTTATGGTCATCATGGCTTTCTCAGCGTGAAGGGCGTGCCTCTGCTCTATACCCCCTACATTGATGTCCCTTTGGATCAACGCGCCACCGGCTTTTTGTTTCCGACTTTTGGCAGCCATAAACCCGCGGCTTTGTCTCAGTCACAAATGCTCGTTGCTATTCCTTTTTACTGGGTTATCGCAGACAACTATGACGCAACCTTTAATTTTCTTTTTTTACAACAACGCGGCCTACTGCTTGATACCGAATGGCGCTACCTTCAACGCCAGCATCAAGGAGAAGTTCAATTAGCACTGACCCAAGATCAACTTGTAAAAAAACAAGGTTTAGCTTATCTTGACCCACAAGGGCAAGACCAACAAATGGTCGCCAATGACACCCGCTGGCGCGCCAGCATGCAAGGTCAACAAAATTGGAATGCTCAACTGACTAGCCAAGTTCAATGGCACGAAGTATCTGATCCGGACTTCTATAATGATTTTCCACTTGGTCTGAGCCAGACAAGCCTAAACCTCGGCAGTCAATCTCAAGCTCTCGAACGCCAAGTAAGATTCAATTTTCAGCAATCAAACTTAAACGCGCACATTCAACACCATGGCTATCTACCTTTGCGTAACGGTGAACAAACCATTTTAGAAAAAAGCCCTGAAATTGGCATAAATTGGCAACAGAACTGGGGGAGATTAAAAACTGAACTTTATGCAGAGGCAACAGAATTCAAACGTTATTCCGGCTTCAATAACTTTGTCGATGCCGGCTATGTTCGAGCGCAAGCATTAGGCAATGGATTGACTGATGATCCATACCTGCACCAAGGTCAACGTGTTGTTATTCAGCCTCGATTGACCTATCGAATCGACCAACCCTATGGTTTTGCTCAAGCGAATATCCAAGCCAATTACCGACACTATCAATTAACCAATGCCGCTAACAATTCAAATAGCGACAGCCTGGTCATGCAATACGCCCTGAGGGGTGGCTTAGTTTTCGAACGTGATTTGAGCTTTCGCGGCACCGCATTTATTCAAACCCTTGAACCACAAATTCAATGGCTCTATGTTCCCTATCAGGATCAAAGTCACTTAAGTCTGTTTGATACCGGCAATAACAGCCTTGACTTTAGCAACCTATTTCAACTAAACCGATTTAGTGGATTCGATCGGATAGGCGATACCCAACAAATCAGCCTAGCCTTGAGCAACCGTCTTTTTAATCACCAAGGGCAAGCCCTGGGAGAGCTGGCTTTGGGTCAGATTTTTTACCTTAAAGATCGACATGTCAATCTGAGCGAACAACAGATTGATAGCACCCAACGTTCCGATTATTTTGTAAAGTTGTCCAGCCATTTTAAAAAGCTTGACATCGCATCGACCAGCCAATTTGATCCAGACAACTTAAAACTCAACCAAACGCTCAATCGCTTAAAATGGAATGCGTGGCAACCGCTTGATCTGTTAGCGATTCATCAAGGCTTAGCTCTCAATAACCCGGAACAACGTCAACAAAATCTAGCCAGTGGAATTATTTTAAGTCTAAGTTCAGATTGGCAGGTCGCCAGCTACCTTAACTACGACCTCGAAACCAGTAGTTATCGTGAGTTTAGCGCAGGACTGCGTTATGATAGTTGCTGCTGGGCATCAGAACTGATGTTTAAACAAGAACAAATTGCTGATGGGCGTTATAATTATTCGGTTAAATATGTAATTGAGTTCAAAGGACTCAGTTCTATAGGGCAACCTATGACCGATCAAATCCAACAATCTTTAAACTTTTAACTCAAGAAAAAAGACAAACTATGTGGCAAACCTCAAAAAAATTCAGTTTTATTTTACTTAGCCTTAGCTTTGCACTGATATTCACAGCACCACTGCATGCACAAACGCTGCTTGATCGCATTGTTGCGGTGGTCAATGATGAAATTATCCTTCAAAGCGAACTTAACGAAGAAATCCAACAAGCTATGGTTGAGCTTAGACAAAGACAAATCACTATTCCAGATCGCGAAAGTCTGCGCCAACGTGTTCTGGACAACATGATTATGCAAACCTTACAAGAGGAACGGGCGCGCCAGCGTGGGTTGCGCGTCTCCGATGAGGAAGTAAACGAACAACTATTGCAAATGGCAGAAGCTAATAACCTTACCCTACTGCAACTCATTGATGCATTGAACCGCCAAATGCCAAATGGCTTTGCTCAAGTTCGCCAAGAGATTAGCGATCAAATCCTAATTCAAAAGCTAAGAGAAATTGAAGTCATCAGCCAAATATTTGTTACCGAGCAAGAAGTCGCACATTTTATTCAGCGCCGCCAGTTAGAGCAAAACAACTTTCTCTATCACCTTGCCCATATTTTAATCACTCGTCCAGACTCACCTACTCGTGAACAACGCATTGAATTGGAAAACAAGGTTGAAGATATTCATCGACGCCTGCGCCTTGGTGAGGATTTTGCACAACTTGCCGTTCGCTATTCCGAAGGCAGTCAAGCCTTGAATGGAGGCGACTTAGGACGTCTGGAGTTTGACCAAATCCCCTCATTCTTTGCTGATGCAATTGAGCGATTACAGCCTGGCGAAATCAGTCCTATTATCGAAAGCCCTTCCGGCTACCATATCGTTAAACTCCATGCCCTTATCGAAACCGGTAAAGAGCGAGGCATTACGCTTGAGCAAGAAGCTATCCAAGCTATACGCATGCGCAAAGCCAATGAAACATTTGATCTTTGGTTGCGCCGTTTACGTGACGAAGCTTACATTGACATTAAACTCAATGTGGTGAGCCAATGAAACCTGCACGTCTTGCCATCACTTCTGGCGAACCGGCAGGCATTGGGCCTGACCTAGTCATTCAACTGGCTCAACAACACTGGCCGATTCAATGGGTCGTGCTCGGTGACCCAGAGCTTCTGCAACAACGCGCTGAACAGCTAGACCTTCCGCTTGAAATTCTCAGCTACCGACCCGATGCGCCTGAAACGATTTGCCAACCCGGACAAATATTTGTATTACCCATCACCCTCAGACAACCCGCTAGCGCCGGTGTGCTTAATGCTGCCAATGCAGACTATGTTATAGAGATGCTGACACGTGCTACCCAAGGCTGCCTAAACAATGAGTTCTCTGCCTTGATTACTGGACCCGTTCACAAGGGTATTATTAACCAAGCGGGGCTCAAATTTTCCGGACACACCGAATTACTAGCTGAATTAAGCAATACCGAACAAGTGGTCATGATGCTGGCGACGCCTGGTTTAAGAGTTGCGCTGGCTACCACCCATCTACCGCTGATTGATGTCGCATCGGCAATCACCCCCTCTTTGCTCGACAAGGTTATGCGTATCACCTATCAGGCACTTGAACAAGATTTTGCCATTGACTCACCTTGCTTATTGGTTGCCGGTTTAAACCCACATGCCGGCGAAGATGGGCACATGGGGCGTGAAGAAATAGACATTATTCACCCGGTTATTCAACAACTCCAAACCGAGGGGATGGATATCCGAGGTTGCTATCCAGCAGACACCCTCTTTACACCAACCAAGTTGCATCAAGCTGATGCGATACTTGCGATGTATCACGATCAAGGCTTACCGGTTCTCAAGCACATGGGATTTGGAAATGCAGTCAATATCACCCTTGGACTGCCCTTTATCCGCACATCGGTTGATCATGGAACCGCCCTTGAGCTGGCCGGCACCGGAAAAGCAGATACCGGTAGTTTTCATTATGCGATTCAAGTCGCGCTAGAAATGCTGGAGGCGCAACGTGAGCGGACATAAGCACAAAAAACAATTTGGTCAAAACTTTCTGAATAATACCAGCGTCATTCACAATATAGTAGCTGCCATATCGCCACAAGCCAATCAACACTTGGTTGAAATTGGACCCGGTGAAGCCGCACTCACGGAACCCTTGCTAGACCGTGTAGCTAAACTGGATATTATTGAAATTGATCGTGATTTAATAGCGCCCTTGACCCGCCGTTTTCAACACCACTCCGCATTTCACTTACATAATGCCGATGCTCTTAAATTTGACTATCGTCAGCTCACTAGCAGGCCTAGTGAAAAACTAAGAATGGTAGGAAATTTACCCTATAATATTTCAAGCCCGCTGATTTTTCACCTGTTAGATCAGGCTGAAATAATTAGTGATATGCACTTTATGTTGCAAAAAGAGGTGGTTGAGCGCTTAACTGCCACGCCCGGAAACAAGGCTTTTGGCCGCCTTAGCGTGATGGTTCAATATGCCTGTCAGACCGAATATTTATTTACAGTAGGCCCGGAAAACTTTACGCCTGCACCCAAAGTAGACTCAGCAATAGTGCGCCTAATTCCATACGCCAGCCCTCCTTTTAAAGCCGATCAGTTTTCTGATTTTGCAGCTTTGGTTAAACAAGCTTTTAGCCAAAAACGTAAAACCCTGCGTAACACCTTAAAAAATTGGCTTACCGGAGAACAGATTGAGCACTGTAATATTGATCCCGGTTTGCGTGCGGAAGCACTCGAAATTGCAGATTTTGTTCGGCTCTCCAACCTTTTCACCCAGCTCAAAAAGGAACAAGGATAAACTGTGGCGACTTATATTATCGGCGATTTACAAGGCTGCTTTGATCCGCTTCAAGCCCTGTTAGCGCAGATTAATTATCATCCGGCGAAAGACCAGCTCTGGTTTGTCGGTGATATTGTCAATCGAGGCCCCCAATCTCTTGAGTGCTTGCGGTTTGTCAAATCACTCGGTACAACTGGTCAAATGGTTTTGGGCAATCATGACTTTCATCTGATAGCGAGTGCTTTAGGAGTAGAAAAGTACCGTGCCAAATCGGACACCTTAGAACCCATACTGAACGCACCCGATGCGGATGAGCTGATCAATTGGCTACGCCAACAACCGCTATTGGTCAAACACCCACAGTATGCGGCAATCATGGTACATGCAGGCATTCCTCCTCAATGGTCTGTCGAAGAAGCCCTAAAATATTCAAAAGAAGTCGAAACCATATTAAGAGGAGAACAATGGCAAGACTTTATCAAGCATCATCTTTTTGGATCTAAAACACGCGAATGGCACCCATTGATTAGCGGATGGGAACGTCTAAGATATATCGTCAATGCTTTTGCACGAATGCGTTATTGTGACCCGCATGGCAAACTTGACTTCGAACAAAAAGGCGCACCTTCTTCTTCGTTTGGCCGCTACCAACCCTGGTTTACCCACCCCAATCGCCGCAACAAAGACCATCAAATATTTTTTGGCCACTGGTCAACACTAGGTGGTTTAGATGGCTATCAAGTTCATGCTACCGATACTGGCTGTTTATGGGGTGGATTATTGACCGCCTACTGCCTAGAAACCCAACAGCGCCATACATATCAGTGCCCCCAGGCAGCGCAACCTAAAAAATCACGAAGCCCAGCATAGTAAGTTCATGGCCCAGCATACTGAAAAAAACCAGCCGACCAAACCAAGCAAACCAGCAGCTGAAAGCTTATTGCAACGACTTCAACAAGTAGACACAGATCAGTTCAACCTTAAGCAGATTGAAGAAGAATTAATGGGAGAAAAGATTTGGGTCAAAGTATTAACCATTCCGGTGACCATGTTAATCCTGCTAATATTAACTTTTGTAGGTGCATGGTTGAGTGGTAATATCTTTGCCAGTTTTATTGTCAGTGCTGTGCTGATTTACTTTATAGGCAAGCTGTTTGAAGGTTTTGAAAGTCGGTATAAATGGCAAGCGCGCCAAGAAGTAGAAAAACGCATCCTAGAAACAGAGGATGTGGAAGGATTAATCGTCCACTTTAAAGCCTTTCTACCGACTCGTTATAGACACCTGGTTCAATGCCTTAAAAAAGGCAATGCCCGCCATATAGACCAATATATCCAAGCCGTCAATCTACTACAACAAAAACTTGATCACCAAAAGTTCACTCACGCTTGGCACCTAGCGCACCCTGAAACCAAACCTGAAGAACCTGATTTACAAAACAACGACCCAGTTTAGGGCCGGTACTTTCTTTTCCAAGCAGCATAACCTAATATTAGAATAACCCAACTCCACACAGGCCAATTAATCCAGCGTGCATAAGGCGTGATCCCATGATAGGGTTGAATATCACCACGTAAAACACCCATTTCATAAGCAGGTATTTCTGCTTTAATCTGGCCTTTAACATCAATAATCACGGTGTAGCCTGTATTGGTTGCTCTTGCAATTTCTCTGCCCAACTCACGGGCACGCAACTGGGCTTCATGCCTCAATTGGGCCGGCTCAAACGTATGTGCAAACCAGGCATCATTACTAGTGGTTACAAAATAGCGTGCCTGCCTGGCATCCGCTGCTAACTCAGCACCAAACATCATTTCAAAACAAATTGATACACCGGTTGAATGGCCTGCCAATTTCAATAGGGGCTGCGCTGAATGACCCGCCGTAAATTGGGAAAAAGGAAAACCAAACTGATTGGCAAAATAACTGACCAGGCCTGCAAAAGGATAATACTCACCAAACATCACTAGATGACGTTTGTGGTACTGCTGGCTTGAATCACGCAGATTAACCATCGCATTGTAATAAACATCAGAGTCAGCTTCACGAACAATCACGCCAACCAACACATCCTTTTGCTGCGCTGTCGCCTCATTAATCAGATTTCTTAACACAATTCGCGAGGCTTGGTCATAATAACCAGGAATCGCAGTTTCAGGCCAAACGATTAAATCAGCATCCCAATTTTCACGGGTTAAAGCGATATACTCACGCACCATCGGAATAAAGCGCTCTGTTTGCCATTTTAAATCCTGAGCAATATTGCCCTGCACTAGAGCGACGTTGACAGGCTGATCAATCGGCTCAACCCAATCCACTTGTTGCAGCCACCAAGCAGGTAAAATCAGCGCCACCAAAGCTAAAACACCCCAAAAAAAGCGAGCAGTTAACCACAGACTGAGCAGCATCCCCGCCATACTCGCCAATAAAAAGCTAACCCCAAAAACCCCAAAAACCGGCAAATAGCCATCAAGCAAATCACCCAATTGACTTCCGCCAAGTAACAAAAAAGGAAGGCCGCCCAAGATGTGGGCACGCACTAATTCAAACATAACCCAGCTAGCTGGCAATAAAATAACTAAAAAGAAAAAAGATGAATTGGGGGTTCGATTTGAGGGCAACAATAGCCGTGCTAATCCTCCCGCAAAGGCAGGAAAGAGTGACAGCAATAAAACAAACCCTATCACAATCAAAATCGCAGAGATCATACCTGCATCAGAATAGAAATAGACACTCGAAAACAGCCAGCTCACACCTAATCCAAATTGACCCAATCCGAACCAGAGCCCATATTTGAAAGCCTTTAAAGGCGTGTCAGCCTGTCGAGCCCACAACCAAAACAAGCCCAACAAGGAGACCAAAGCCAGAAACGAAAACCCAAACGGCGGAAAAGAAAAAACGCTCGTCAACCCCAGCATAAACGCCAGTACAGCAAAACGATCAGGTTGAAAAACCTGCTTGATAATTGATAATAGCCGCATGATTAGTCGATTAGATCTGTGTTATTCGGCAAAGGTTTGACTAAGAACAAATGCACGCGTCGATTGTCAGCTTTAATCACCCTTAAAAGCAAGCCTTGCAGCTCCAACTCTTCGCCCTTTTGCGGCACATGCCCTAAAACACTGGCCACCAAGCCACCTAGCGTTTCACTGTTTGACTCATTCTCTTGAGACAAATCCACGCCAAATTCTTCAAAAAAGGCACTCAATGGGGTAATGGCCTGCACCTTAAAACAATCACCATTCTGGGGTTTGATATAGTCTTCTTCATCTTCATCATGTTCATCTTCAATGTCACCCACAATTTGTTCCAGTACATCTTCGATAGTAACCAGGCCTGCTAAAGCGGCATATTCATCCACCACTAAGGCCATGTGATTGTGGCTTGATTTGAACTCCCGAAGCAAGACATTCACACGTTTACTTTCAGGGATAAACACAGGGGGACGGTAAATAGCTCGCAAATCTTCAATAGAATTAAGCTTACCCTCAACCATTAAACGCAGTACATCTTTTGCGAGTAAAATGCCGACAATTTCGTCCTTACTCTCTGAGACAACAGGATAGCGTGAGTGCGCGGATTCAGCAATTTCTTTTAGGATTAAAGATAAGGGTTCAGACTCATCAATCACATCCACCTGAGGACGCGGTACCATTATGTCGCGCACTCGAGTCTCAGAGACGCCTAAAACACCTTGAATCATATACAGGGCATCCGTATCAAGCAAACCTTGCTTTTGTGCCTCGTTCAACATCTCCAGTAAATCTTCACGATCTTCGGGTTCGCCTGAAAATAAGCGTGTAATTCGCTCTAACCAAGACGAACCGTTACTACTGTCTGCGTCACTCATGATGCTTTTTAGTCTCCAAAAATTAAAGGGAATTAAATTTAATTTAGTCGTTATAAGGATTGTCAAACCCAAGTCGTTGCATAATTTGCTGCTCTAAAGCTTCCATTTGCTCGGCTTCGCGATCATCAATATGATCGAAACCTTGAAGATGTAGACATCCATGCACAAGCATGTGTGCCCAATGGGCTTCAAGGGATTTGCCCTGGTCTTTTGCTTCTTGTGCTACAACAGGCGCACAAACGACAAGGTCACCAAGATACAGAGGTTCATCCACGTCAAGCTCAAACGGCATGTCAAACTCAAACGACAGGACATTGGTGGGTTTATCCATCCCCCTATAATCACGATTCAGCTGTTGGCTTTCTTCGTTATCCACAATCCGTAGCGTTATTTCAATATCAGTTTCAGCTAAATCCGGCTGCAATGCCTCTGTTAACCAGGCCTGGCAACGTGCCTGGGTTAATATGGCTTGCAAAGTGCTATCCTCAGTTGCCCACTGTAATTCTATTATTCTGTCTGCCATGGCTTAATGCCCCTGTCGCTGTTGGCGAGATTGATTTTCATAAGCCTGAACAATACGTTGCACCAAAGAATGGCGCACAACATCTTGCGCTTGAAAGAAGGTAAAACCGACTTGATCCACTTCTGCAAGCACTTCAATCGCATCTCTTAAACCCGACTTTTGATGCTTGGGCAAATCACACTGAGTAATATCACCCGTGATGACAGACTTAGAACCAAATCCCATCCGAGTTAAAAACATCTTCATCTGTTCAACCGTGGTATTTTGGGCTTCATCCAAAATAATAAATGCCTCATTAAGCGTACGGCCTCGCATAAAGGCTAAGGGGGCAATCTCAATCACATTCTTTTCTATCAAACGCTCCACCGCTTCAAAGCCTAACATATCAAACAAGGCATCATATAGCGGCCGTAAATAGGGATCGACCTTCTGCGTTAAATCACCGGGCAAAAAGCCTAATTTTTCACCCGCCTCAACCGCTGGCCGGGTTAATACGATACGCCTTACCTGTTCTGCCTCCAGAGCCGCTACCGCGCAGGCAACCGCCAAATAGGTTTTGCCGGTTCCTGCCGGCCCAACACCAAAGTTAACATCCTTTTGTTGCACTAGGTTTACATAGTTACTTTGATTAGGGTTGCGCGTTTTAATTGGTTTTCTGCGAATTTTAACAATAGACTGCTTGTAATCCAGTGGCTTGGGGTGATCAAAACCCCGTGTCTGCAAGCTAAGGTGAATATCTTCAGGCAACAAGGTTTTTTGCTTGGCTTGTAGATACAAGTCACGCAATAACTGCTCAGTTTTTACCAAGCGTTCTGCCTGACCGGTGACCCGAAAATTAAATCCTAGTTGGTTAATTTCCACACCAAGGATAAGCTCAAGCTGGCTGATATGTTGATTGTGCCAGCCACAAAGATTTTGCAGCTGTTCGTTGTTTTGTGGCCCCAATTCAAAATGAATGGTTTCAAGAAGACACGTTTGAGATTCAGACAAAATTCTACTACCTAAGAGTTAAGGTTTTCATTTTATAAATAAAATTTTCGAATCACAAGGCATAAAACTGTGAATGTGAACGCCCCGCCTCAGGTTTACCGACCAGTTCACCGCGTAAAGAATTCGATAAAGCCTCGGTAATACGCACATCCACAAAGGTACCGATCATATCCAAGTCACCTTCGAAGTTCACAACACGGTTATTCTCAGTACGCCCAGCCATCTCATTGGCTGACTTACGTGACAAACGCTCAACCAAAATACGCTGTACCGTTCCAACCATCGCCTCACTATAGACCAAGGTTTGCTGATTCAAAAGTTCCTGCAAAGCATATAAACGTTGCTTTTTCACATCCATTGGCACGTCATCCGGCAGGCCTGCCGCAGGGGTTCCGGGTCTTGGACTATAGATAAAACTGAACGAACGGTCATATTTCAAGTCTTCAACCAACTTCATGGTAGCCTGAAAATCCTCTTCGGTTTCACCGGGAAATCCAATAATAAAGTCGCCGGACAAGCTCAAATCAGGACGATGTGCTCGAACCTTTCTTATAATTGATTTGTATTCTAACGCTAAGTGGTTTCGCTTCATCAACGCCAGAATCCGATCCGATCCGGCTTGAATGGGTAGGTGCAAATGAGAAACCAATTCTGGGATCTCAGCAAACGCATTAATAATACTTGAAGTCATCTCATTTGGGTGCGAGGTGGTATAGCGAATTCGATCAATCCCCTCCACTTGGCGTACAGCATGCATTAACACCGCTAGATCTGCAATCTCTCCATCGGCCATTAGCCCACGATAAGCATTCACATTTTGACCTAACAAGTTTATTTCACGCACTCCTTGCGCGGCTAGACTTCGTACTTCAGCAAGCACATCCTCAAATGGACGACTCACCTCTTCGCCACGCGTGTAAGGTACCACGCAAAATGTACAGTATTTGGAACAGCCTTCCATCACTGATACAAAAGCCGAGACACCACTGGATTCAGGTTTAGGAAGATAATCAAATTTCTCAATTTCAGGAAAGGAAATATCAATCACCGCCTTAGCTTTACCCTTGATTGAGCGAGTTCCCAAGGCTTCGTTAATCATTGCGGGCAGCCTGTGCAAGGTTTGAGGTCCAAAAATAACATCGACATAAGGCGCACGCTGGCGAATTACCTTGCCCTCCTGAGATGCAACGCATCCCCCAACGCCAATAACACGATGCGGCTTTTCTGCCTTCCACTTTTTCCACTTGCCCAACTCATCAAACACTTTTTCTTGCGCTTTTTCACGAACTGAACAGGTATTCATTAATAACACATCGGCTTCTTCAGGTGTTTCAACCAAGCGTAAACCGTGGGTATTTTCTAAAAGATGTGCCATCTTTTCTGAATCATATTCATTCATCTGGCAACCATAGGTTTTTACCAGCAAACCTCCGCCCACCAGCGACTTACTCAAGTCGATCACAGGGGATTTCAATTCAGCTATTTGGGGACGATTTGACATGACACACCTTTTAATTAATCCTAATTTAAAACAGCCGGCTAGTTTAGCACAAAACCCAACCTTACTAATAAAATTAGCCACAATGGCTCACTTCATGTTAACGCCATCTCCCCATAGATTAAAAAATTCGTTATAATCCTTGGATATTTTATTAAAACCTCTCTAAACGAGAAATCAATCGCTAACAAACAAGGAAAAGTCTATGAACCTAGATCAAGCGCGTTTTTTTATGGTTGAACAACAAATCCGTCCTTGGGACGTGCTTGACCCTCAAGTGCTTGACCTATTAGAAAACTTGCCCAGACATCAATTTGTAGCTGAAAGCCAACAAAAACTAGCCTACTCTGATATTGAACTACCCATTGGAGAAGGCCAACAGATGCTAGCTCCAAAGATAGAAGCCAAAATTATGCAAGCGATTGATGTTGCTGAATCTGATGAGGTTCTTGAAATAGGTACCGGCAGTGGCTATATGACCGCATTACTCGCCAGTCTGGCCCAATCGGTGACCACGGTTGAACTTTTTGAGTCTTTACAAACCACGGCTAAAACCCGACTAGGTTCGTTTGACAATATTAAATTTTACCTAGGTGATGCCTCTCAGACATGGAATGATTTAAAAGATTATGACGTGATCGTGCTCACAGGCTCTTGCAGCAAGTTGCCTGATAGCTATAAAACCAAACTAAAACTCGGCGGTCGCTTGTTTGCGATAGTTGGACAAAGCCCAGCGATGGAAGCACTACTGGTTACACGCCTGAGCGAGCATGAGTGGCTTGAGGAATCATTATTTGAAACGGTTGCGCCACCACTAGTTAATGCAGAAGCTAAGCAAACATTCAAATTCTAAGCCAAAGGCTTTTCTTTCAATAACGCCAGCTAAAGTTGGCGTTATAACTTCCAGTTTATCCTCTTATAAGTTTTCTCTATAAGCATCTATTAAAAAAACTTGTGATGTAGCAGATTTTCTTTATATAAAATATTTTGCCGATTTCATACTAAATTAAGGATGCTGTTCTATGAAAAGACTTGCTCCGTTATTTGCTGCAGGCCTGCTAGCATTAGGCGCCAAAGCACATGCAACAAATGATGAACTAAGATTTGATCCAGAAGCAATGGCTTGGTTATGCGCGCCCTGTCACGGCACTATGGGTC is part of the Thiomicrospira microaerophila genome and encodes:
- a CDS encoding LPS-assembly protein LptD; the encoded protein is MSIFTRLTPLFVFLMGLSTLAMGQTQNTETTPPLTCGIDWLFPPLPLPDSESKTQIEANQLRQPDQFQIQLIGKVRLTEPGLVVLADQIEYDRARQAMRLKGTIQLHHQTLLLSSESAFYNQPEQTAQLDNLSYQLKPSGYHGKASQLNFDGGQQISQLTQATFTTCSLDNPAWQLNFNRLEINQKTRRLYGHHGFLSVKGVPLLYTPYIDVPLDQRATGFLFPTFGSHKPAALSQSQMLVAIPFYWVIADNYDATFNFLFLQQRGLLLDTEWRYLQRQHQGEVQLALTQDQLVKKQGLAYLDPQGQDQQMVANDTRWRASMQGQQNWNAQLTSQVQWHEVSDPDFYNDFPLGLSQTSLNLGSQSQALERQVRFNFQQSNLNAHIQHHGYLPLRNGEQTILEKSPEIGINWQQNWGRLKTELYAEATEFKRYSGFNNFVDAGYVRAQALGNGLTDDPYLHQGQRVVIQPRLTYRIDQPYGFAQANIQANYRHYQLTNAANNSNSDSLVMQYALRGGLVFERDLSFRGTAFIQTLEPQIQWLYVPYQDQSHLSLFDTGNNSLDFSNLFQLNRFSGFDRIGDTQQISLALSNRLFNHQGQALGELALGQIFYLKDRHVNLSEQQIDSTQRSDYFVKLSSHFKKLDIASTSQFDPDNLKLNQTLNRLKWNAWQPLDLLAIHQGLALNNPEQRQQNLASGIILSLSSDWQVASYLNYDLETSSYREFSAGLRYDSCCWASELMFKQEQIADGRYNYSVKYVIEFKGLSSIGQPMTDQIQQSLNF
- a CDS encoding peptidylprolyl isomerase yields the protein MWQTSKKFSFILLSLSFALIFTAPLHAQTLLDRIVAVVNDEIILQSELNEEIQQAMVELRQRQITIPDRESLRQRVLDNMIMQTLQEERARQRGLRVSDEEVNEQLLQMAEANNLTLLQLIDALNRQMPNGFAQVRQEISDQILIQKLREIEVISQIFVTEQEVAHFIQRRQLEQNNFLYHLAHILITRPDSPTREQRIELENKVEDIHRRLRLGEDFAQLAVRYSEGSQALNGGDLGRLEFDQIPSFFADAIERLQPGEISPIIESPSGYHIVKLHALIETGKERGITLEQEAIQAIRMRKANETFDLWLRRLRDEAYIDIKLNVVSQ
- the pdxA gene encoding 4-hydroxythreonine-4-phosphate dehydrogenase PdxA — encoded protein: MKPARLAITSGEPAGIGPDLVIQLAQQHWPIQWVVLGDPELLQQRAEQLDLPLEILSYRPDAPETICQPGQIFVLPITLRQPASAGVLNAANADYVIEMLTRATQGCLNNEFSALITGPVHKGIINQAGLKFSGHTELLAELSNTEQVVMMLATPGLRVALATTHLPLIDVASAITPSLLDKVMRITYQALEQDFAIDSPCLLVAGLNPHAGEDGHMGREEIDIIHPVIQQLQTEGMDIRGCYPADTLFTPTKLHQADAILAMYHDQGLPVLKHMGFGNAVNITLGLPFIRTSVDHGTALELAGTGKADTGSFHYAIQVALEMLEAQRERT
- the rsmA gene encoding 16S rRNA (adenine(1518)-N(6)/adenine(1519)-N(6))-dimethyltransferase RsmA gives rise to the protein MSGHKHKKQFGQNFLNNTSVIHNIVAAISPQANQHLVEIGPGEAALTEPLLDRVAKLDIIEIDRDLIAPLTRRFQHHSAFHLHNADALKFDYRQLTSRPSEKLRMVGNLPYNISSPLIFHLLDQAEIISDMHFMLQKEVVERLTATPGNKAFGRLSVMVQYACQTEYLFTVGPENFTPAPKVDSAIVRLIPYASPPFKADQFSDFAALVKQAFSQKRKTLRNTLKNWLTGEQIEHCNIDPGLRAEALEIADFVRLSNLFTQLKKEQG
- a CDS encoding symmetrical bis(5'-nucleosyl)-tetraphosphatase; its protein translation is MATYIIGDLQGCFDPLQALLAQINYHPAKDQLWFVGDIVNRGPQSLECLRFVKSLGTTGQMVLGNHDFHLIASALGVEKYRAKSDTLEPILNAPDADELINWLRQQPLLVKHPQYAAIMVHAGIPPQWSVEEALKYSKEVETILRGEQWQDFIKHHLFGSKTREWHPLISGWERLRYIVNAFARMRYCDPHGKLDFEQKGAPSSSFGRYQPWFTHPNRRNKDHQIFFGHWSTLGGLDGYQVHATDTGCLWGGLLTAYCLETQQRHTYQCPQAAQPKKSRSPA
- the lnt gene encoding apolipoprotein N-acyltransferase, with the translated sequence MRLLSIIKQVFQPDRFAVLAFMLGLTSVFSFPPFGFSFLALVSLLGLFWLWARQADTPLKAFKYGLWFGLGQFGLGVSWLFSSVYFYSDAGMISAILIVIGFVLLLSLFPAFAGGLARLLLPSNRTPNSSFFFLVILLPASWVMFELVRAHILGGLPFLLLGGSQLGDLLDGYLPVFGVFGVSFLLASMAGMLLSLWLTARFFWGVLALVALILPAWWLQQVDWVEPIDQPVNVALVQGNIAQDLKWQTERFIPMVREYIALTRENWDADLIVWPETAIPGYYDQASRIVLRNLINEATAQQKDVLVGVIVREADSDVYYNAMVNLRDSSQQYHKRHLVMFGEYYPFAGLVSYFANQFGFPFSQFTAGHSAQPLLKLAGHSTGVSICFEMMFGAELAADARQARYFVTTSNDAWFAHTFEPAQLRHEAQLRARELGREIARATNTGYTVIIDVKGQIKAEIPAYEMGVLRGDIQPYHGITPYARWINWPVWSWVILILGYAAWKRKYRP
- a CDS encoding HlyC/CorC family transporter, producing MSDADSSNGSSWLERITRLFSGEPEDREDLLEMLNEAQKQGLLDTDALYMIQGVLGVSETRVRDIMVPRPQVDVIDESEPLSLILKEIAESAHSRYPVVSESKDEIVGILLAKDVLRLMVEGKLNSIEDLRAIYRPPVFIPESKRVNVLLREFKSSHNHMALVVDEYAALAGLVTIEDVLEQIVGDIEDEHDEDEEDYIKPQNGDCFKVQAITPLSAFFEEFGVDLSQENESNSETLGGLVASVLGHVPQKGEELELQGLLLRVIKADNRRVHLFLVKPLPNNTDLID